In Halobacillus amylolyticus, the following proteins share a genomic window:
- a CDS encoding YybS family protein: protein MIKDEVQWMKDTRRITEGALMTGVYLLELLLILFLPGIVGSLLLFTLPIPFVFYSYRHGWKAGGLMLIAVVIFALLFATVFSLPITLLTGVGGIFAGTAMYHKRSSYETWAVGSIGFIIGIVAVYLLSQLFLGVSWAEQIRVSLDEAFTITERMLGTFGGEEQMQEQLEGLRQQIETLPDLIPSLIAILGIIYAFVSQWLSYKLINRVEGKKFHFPAFRNFTLPTSVLWYYFFALILNYAFAAGDGIGYLAAINVFTLTGTFLIVQGFAFIAFYTHVKRKSKALPILAIVGCVFLPTILLYLVRILGIIDIGFSLRERMQTKK, encoded by the coding sequence TTGATTAAAGATGAGGTGCAATGGATGAAAGATACAAGAAGAATTACTGAAGGGGCTTTAATGACGGGTGTTTATCTGCTAGAGTTATTGTTAATTCTCTTCCTCCCTGGAATTGTTGGGTCCTTATTATTATTTACATTACCTATACCTTTCGTATTTTACAGCTATCGTCACGGGTGGAAGGCAGGAGGACTCATGCTGATAGCGGTCGTTATTTTTGCTTTGCTATTTGCAACGGTTTTCTCTCTTCCTATAACATTACTCACCGGGGTCGGTGGAATATTTGCAGGAACAGCGATGTATCATAAGCGGTCCTCCTATGAAACTTGGGCTGTAGGTTCGATTGGATTTATTATAGGTATTGTCGCTGTTTACTTGCTGTCACAGCTGTTCCTTGGAGTGAGCTGGGCAGAGCAAATACGAGTGTCCTTAGATGAGGCATTTACGATAACTGAAAGGATGCTTGGAACTTTCGGTGGGGAAGAGCAAATGCAGGAGCAGCTTGAGGGATTACGTCAACAAATTGAAACATTGCCGGACTTAATACCTAGTTTAATTGCTATATTAGGGATTATTTATGCTTTTGTAAGCCAATGGTTAAGCTATAAACTAATAAACCGTGTAGAGGGTAAAAAGTTTCATTTCCCCGCATTTCGTAACTTTACCCTGCCTACATCCGTATTATGGTATTACTTTTTTGCGTTAATCTTAAACTATGCGTTTGCAGCAGGTGACGGAATAGGTTATTTGGCGGCGATTAACGTATTTACATTAACAGGCACGTTTTTGATAGTGCAGGGGTTTGCATTTATCGCTTTCTATACCCATGTGAAAAGGAAATCCAAGGCACTGCCTATTTTGGCAATTGTTGGATGTGTGTTTTTGCCAACAATCCTCCTTTATCTTGTGCGAATCTTAGGTATAATTGATATAGGATTTTCGTTAAGGGAACGTATGCAAACGAAAAAGTAA
- a CDS encoding Rrf2 family transcriptional regulator, whose amino-acid sequence MRLKKYTDYALRVLIYTASIPEGELASKKEISYIFHISENHLGKIIHQLNKLELIETVRGRSGGVKLAKTPENINIGYVVRAMEDDFLLLECFDRDTNYCVITPACKLRHILNNALHAFLEVIDQYTLKDLLSNKDELRELMDIT is encoded by the coding sequence ATGCGTTTAAAAAAATATACAGATTATGCTCTTAGAGTATTAATCTATACAGCCTCTATACCCGAGGGAGAATTAGCTAGCAAAAAAGAAATATCTTATATCTTTCATATATCCGAAAACCATTTAGGGAAAATCATACATCAATTAAACAAGTTGGAATTAATTGAAACCGTACGGGGCAGAAGTGGTGGTGTTAAATTAGCAAAAACACCTGAAAATATCAATATAGGTTATGTTGTTAGAGCAATGGAGGACGACTTTCTGTTGCTGGAATGCTTTGACCGCGACACCAACTACTGTGTAATCACACCAGCTTGCAAACTAAGACATATATTAAATAATGCCTTACACGCTTTTCTAGAAGTAATCGATCAATATACGCTCAAAGATTTACTATCAAACAAAGATGAATTAAGGGAGTTAATGGATATTACCTAG
- the ychF gene encoding redox-regulated ATPase YchF, giving the protein MALTAGIVGLPNVGKSTLFNAITQAGALSANYPFATIDPNVGIVEVPDPRLEKLTELVKPRKTVPTAFEFTDIAGIVKGASKGEGLGNQFLSHIRQVDAICHVVRAFEDENITHVSGQVDPISDIETINLELILADLETVSKRMDRVAKMARQKDKEAVAEYTVLEKLQDGLEGETPARAVEFSSDQQKIVKGLHLLTAKPILYVANVSEDEIGEGDNEKVKQIREYAAQENAEVIVVCAKIEAEIAELDGEEKLEFLEDLGITESGLDQLIKATYNLLGLATYFTAGEQEVRAWTFKEGMTAPQAAGIIHTDFERGFIRAETVSYDDLVDAGTMGVARDRGRVRLEGKEYLVKDGDVIHFRFNV; this is encoded by the coding sequence ATGGCACTAACAGCAGGTATTGTAGGATTGCCTAACGTGGGTAAATCTACGCTATTTAATGCAATTACGCAGGCTGGAGCTTTGTCTGCGAACTATCCGTTCGCAACAATTGATCCAAACGTTGGGATAGTAGAGGTTCCGGACCCTCGTTTAGAAAAGCTTACTGAACTAGTCAAACCGAGGAAAACTGTTCCCACAGCTTTTGAATTCACGGATATCGCTGGAATTGTAAAAGGGGCAAGTAAAGGGGAAGGGCTTGGCAACCAATTCCTATCTCATATTCGTCAAGTCGATGCAATCTGTCATGTCGTTCGTGCATTTGAGGATGAAAATATTACGCACGTTTCTGGACAGGTGGATCCAATTTCTGATATTGAAACGATTAATTTGGAGTTAATTTTGGCTGACCTTGAGACCGTTTCTAAACGGATGGATCGCGTGGCTAAAATGGCTCGCCAAAAAGATAAGGAAGCTGTTGCTGAGTATACGGTGCTTGAGAAGCTCCAGGATGGATTAGAGGGTGAAACACCTGCACGTGCAGTTGAGTTCTCCAGTGACCAGCAAAAGATCGTTAAGGGACTACATTTGTTAACAGCTAAGCCCATTCTTTATGTAGCAAACGTAAGTGAAGATGAGATTGGGGAAGGCGACAATGAAAAGGTGAAGCAGATTCGTGAGTACGCGGCTCAAGAGAATGCTGAGGTGATCGTTGTTTGTGCCAAAATCGAGGCGGAAATTGCTGAACTTGATGGAGAAGAGAAACTTGAGTTTCTTGAAGACCTTGGAATCACCGAATCGGGTCTTGATCAGCTGATCAAAGCAACGTACAACCTTTTAGGGCTAGCTACATATTTCACAGCTGGTGAACAAGAGGTTCGTGCATGGACGTTTAAGGAAGGAATGACTGCTCCTCAAGCTGCGGGTATTATTCACACGGACTTTGAACGAGGGTTTATTCGTGCAGAAACGGTATCCTATGATGACCTTGTTGACGCTGGAACAATGGGGGTCGCTCGGGATCGCGGACGTGTTCGTTTAGAAGGTAAAGAGTATTTAGTGAAAGATGGCGATGTTATCCATTTCCGTTTTAACGTATAA
- the rpsF gene encoding 30S ribosomal protein S6: MRNYEIMYIIRPDIEEEAKTAVVERFSGILTNNGAEIENVKEVGKRRLAYEINDYRDGIYVTINFKGDREAINEFDRQAKFSDDVIRHIAVREDDK; this comes from the coding sequence ATGAGAAATTACGAAATCATGTACATCATCCGCCCAGACATCGAGGAGGAAGCTAAAACTGCTGTAGTTGAGCGTTTCAGCGGGATCCTTACAAACAATGGTGCGGAGATTGAAAATGTTAAAGAAGTTGGCAAGCGCCGTCTTGCTTACGAAATTAACGACTATCGTGATGGGATTTATGTAACGATCAACTTTAAAGGTGATCGTGAAGCGATCAATGAATTCGACCGTCAAGCGAAGTTCTCGGATGATGTTATCCGCCACATCGCTGTACGTGAAGATGACAAATAA
- a CDS encoding histidinol-phosphatase HisJ family protein: MRTDYHVHMAETGNLTIDYLRNYIEKARQEGVEELGISEHAYFFQETRSILSNPWVENRRTLDFKTYQQMFDQASEAGIPIKMGIEMDYMPGKEAEMQQFIDAHPFDYVIGSVHWIDEWGIDLAIFREEYEKRDLHEVYRQYFDRVVSLAESGLFDFVGHIDVIKVFGYRPDDKVFLREQYERAAEALAKTNTCIEISTAGLRKPVGELYPDPELLQICKEKGVGIVLCSDAHKPDHIGYCYDDAIRLARSAGYEEVHVFTKRKARVDPIR; this comes from the coding sequence ATGCGGACCGATTATCACGTACATATGGCAGAAACGGGAAATTTAACCATTGATTACTTACGGAATTACATTGAAAAAGCTCGGCAAGAGGGGGTTGAGGAACTCGGCATTTCTGAACATGCTTACTTTTTCCAGGAGACGAGAAGTATTCTATCAAATCCTTGGGTAGAAAATCGGCGAACACTTGATTTCAAGACATACCAGCAAATGTTCGATCAAGCAAGCGAGGCCGGGATCCCTATTAAAATGGGGATCGAAATGGATTACATGCCTGGCAAAGAAGCTGAAATGCAGCAATTTATCGATGCCCACCCTTTCGATTACGTGATAGGATCAGTCCATTGGATTGATGAATGGGGAATTGATCTGGCTATTTTTCGTGAAGAATACGAGAAAAGGGATTTACATGAGGTTTACCGTCAGTACTTTGACCGAGTCGTTTCACTAGCGGAATCTGGCTTATTTGACTTCGTTGGCCACATTGACGTCATTAAAGTGTTTGGCTATCGCCCCGATGATAAGGTGTTTCTCCGTGAACAGTACGAACGCGCAGCAGAAGCCTTAGCCAAAACAAACACCTGCATAGAGATAAGTACAGCAGGACTCAGAAAACCTGTAGGGGAGCTTTATCCTGATCCTGAGCTCTTGCAAATCTGTAAGGAAAAAGGCGTTGGTATCGTACTATGCTCAGACGCCCATAAACCGGATCATATCGGTTATTGCTACGATGACGCAATCAGATTAGCCCGCTCCGCTGGATATGAGGAGGTACACGTGTTTACAAAGCGTAAAGCACGTGTTGACCCAATAAGATAG
- the hmpA gene encoding NO-inducible flavohemoprotein, which yields MSVKTELSEGTVRIVKSTIPVLAEHGEEITTCFYQRMFADYPELKNIFNQTNQKAGRQPKALANAVYAAAQHIDDLGAIMPTVMQISEKHRSLNVKPEHYPIVGEYLLLAIKEVLGDAATDNIIEAWGEAYGVIAEAFIEVEKQKYQEAASQKGGWKDYREFRVWKKVKESDVITSFYLQPADGGELAAYKPGQYITIKAEVPGENHTHLRQYSLSDAPGNNYYRISVKREDGTGENPAGIVSTYLHTQVEEGNVFSISAPAGDFYLDTESVNPVVLISGGVGLTPLMSMMKTSMIKEQNRDIYFIHAARNGSVHAFKEDMKQTSKEFPFVKTHIIYDSPDEKDSDYDKEGYIDLAWLQGTVPQDADFYYCGPEGFMKAVHKALKEWNVPVERRNYEFFGPEGSLD from the coding sequence ATGTCTGTAAAAACTGAATTAAGCGAAGGAACAGTAAGAATTGTTAAGTCGACAATCCCCGTACTGGCTGAGCATGGGGAAGAGATTACAACTTGTTTTTATCAGCGAATGTTTGCGGATTATCCTGAGTTGAAGAACATTTTTAATCAGACGAATCAAAAGGCAGGGAGACAGCCGAAAGCTTTGGCAAATGCAGTATACGCTGCAGCACAACATATTGATGACTTGGGCGCAATAATGCCGACGGTGATGCAGATTTCTGAAAAACATCGTAGTTTGAACGTGAAACCTGAGCATTATCCGATTGTCGGTGAGTACTTACTTTTAGCAATTAAAGAGGTTCTTGGTGATGCCGCAACAGACAACATTATTGAGGCGTGGGGCGAAGCTTACGGAGTGATTGCGGAGGCATTTATAGAAGTTGAAAAGCAGAAATATCAAGAAGCTGCTTCACAAAAAGGCGGTTGGAAGGATTACCGTGAGTTTCGTGTATGGAAGAAGGTTAAGGAGAGTGATGTCATTACATCCTTTTACCTTCAGCCAGCCGACGGTGGAGAGTTAGCTGCCTATAAGCCTGGTCAATATATTACGATTAAGGCTGAGGTCCCCGGAGAGAACCATACACATCTAAGACAATATAGTCTGTCAGACGCGCCTGGAAATAACTATTATCGTATAAGTGTAAAAAGAGAAGATGGGACTGGGGAGAACCCGGCAGGTATTGTATCTACTTACTTACATACTCAGGTAGAGGAAGGGAATGTATTCTCCATTAGTGCACCTGCGGGCGATTTTTACTTAGATACGGAATCTGTGAATCCCGTTGTCCTTATTAGTGGAGGTGTTGGTTTAACACCCTTAATGAGTATGATGAAAACCTCGATGATTAAAGAGCAAAACCGTGATATTTATTTCATTCATGCGGCTCGTAATGGAAGTGTTCATGCTTTTAAGGAAGATATGAAACAAACGAGCAAGGAATTTCCGTTTGTCAAAACCCATATCATTTATGACTCACCAGATGAAAAAGATTCTGATTATGATAAAGAAGGGTATATTGATCTTGCGTGGCTGCAGGGAACAGTTCCACAAGATGCTGATTTTTACTATTGTGGTCCAGAAGGGTTTATGAAGGCAGTTCATAAAGCACTCAAAGAGTGGAATGTACCTGTGGAGCGAAGAAATTATGAATTCTTTGGTCCAGAAGGAAGCTTAGATTAA
- the rpsR gene encoding 30S ribosomal protein S18, giving the protein MARRGRGKRKKVCFFTANGITHIDFKDTDLLRRFISDRGKILPRRVTGTSAKYQRKLTKAIKRSRQMALLPYTAE; this is encoded by the coding sequence ATGGCACGTCGTGGACGCGGTAAACGCAAAAAGGTGTGTTTCTTCACAGCAAACGGAATCACACATATCGACTTTAAAGATACGGACTTGCTAAGACGTTTCATTTCCGACCGTGGAAAAATTCTTCCTCGTCGCGTAACTGGAACTTCTGCTAAGTACCAACGTAAATTGACAAAAGCGATCAAACGCTCTCGTCAAATGGCATTATTGCCTTATACTGCTGAGTAA
- the ssb gene encoding single-stranded DNA-binding protein → MLNRVVLVGRLTKDPDLRYTPNGVAVANFTVAVNRPFSNNQGDRDADFINCVVWRRAAENLANFMNKGSLVGVDGRLQSRSFDNQEGKRVFVTEVVADSVQFLESKGASQGGGSQQGSGFQPNQNQQPTGNNFGSNNNKKDDDPFADNGEPIDISDDDLPF, encoded by the coding sequence ATGTTAAATCGTGTCGTTTTAGTCGGCAGATTAACGAAGGATCCGGATTTACGCTATACGCCAAACGGAGTGGCTGTTGCCAATTTCACTGTTGCAGTGAATCGACCATTCTCTAACAATCAGGGTGATCGTGATGCAGATTTCATTAACTGCGTTGTTTGGAGACGAGCTGCTGAAAACCTCGCCAACTTTATGAACAAAGGCAGCCTTGTCGGTGTGGACGGGCGTTTACAGTCTCGAAGCTTCGATAATCAAGAAGGTAAGCGTGTGTTTGTAACAGAAGTTGTTGCGGACAGCGTACAGTTCCTAGAATCTAAAGGTGCTTCACAAGGTGGAGGCAGTCAACAAGGTTCAGGATTCCAGCCAAATCAGAATCAGCAACCAACAGGAAATAACTTCGGTTCTAATAATAATAAAAAAGATGATGATCCATTCGCAGATAATGGAGAACCCATCGACATCTCAGATGATGATTTACCATTTTAA
- a CDS encoding peptide ABC transporter substrate-binding protein — protein MRKHNSLWLLFVLMLTLILAACSGGESTSSNSGGEEGSSSESGGESDVKQEITITAKSEIASMDPSLITDTVSFQWAGETLEGLFRLDKEGNLSPGIAKDSSVSEDGLTWTFNLREDAEWENGDPVTAHDFVYSWQRAVTPETASEYGPYFLGGVVKNATAISSGEMDPEKLGAVAVDDHTLEVTLEKPVPYFKGMTVFITFMPQNQDFVEKHGQDFGTEAKFTLSNGPFKMTEWNHGEGWTLKKNDSYWDADAVKLQTLNGKVIKEISTGVNLYESGQIDQTELNAEFVDQYSTTEDFNVAKQPYMYFFKFNQANEVLANVDARKAISLAIDRQALTDVILNDGSVPAEGYVPSNFVNKPGTDKGFREVQGSLVEANEQKAAEHWQKALDALGKEEVTLEILGDDTGTSQNVMAYYKDQLETKLEGLTINLVQVPFKERVRRGQESEFEILAATWGPDYIDPNTYLNMYLTDGQNNNMNFSSEEYDALIAKANGEYAQDPQKRFETFLEAERLLLEEYAAVAPIYQDAKAQLFRPTIKNAFPTATGPEFEFKWAYVEE, from the coding sequence TTGAGAAAACACAACAGTTTATGGCTATTATTCGTCTTAATGCTAACACTGATTTTAGCCGCATGCAGCGGTGGTGAAAGCACATCAAGTAATTCTGGTGGAGAAGAAGGAAGTTCCAGCGAAAGTGGAGGAGAAAGTGATGTAAAACAAGAAATTACTATCACTGCAAAAAGTGAAATTGCGAGCATGGATCCTTCATTAATTACAGACACCGTTTCATTCCAATGGGCGGGTGAAACGTTAGAAGGCTTGTTCCGTTTGGACAAAGAGGGCAACCTTTCACCCGGTATCGCCAAGGACAGTTCTGTAAGTGAGGATGGGCTCACTTGGACATTCAATTTACGTGAGGATGCTGAATGGGAAAACGGGGACCCTGTAACAGCACACGATTTCGTTTATTCTTGGCAGCGCGCTGTAACTCCTGAAACAGCTTCAGAATATGGACCATACTTCCTTGGAGGTGTTGTGAAAAACGCAACAGCCATTAGTAGCGGAGAAATGGATCCTGAAAAGCTAGGTGCTGTAGCTGTCGACGATCATACATTAGAAGTTACCCTTGAAAAGCCAGTACCGTACTTCAAGGGCATGACAGTGTTCATTACGTTCATGCCTCAAAATCAAGATTTTGTTGAAAAGCATGGTCAAGACTTCGGTACAGAAGCAAAGTTCACCTTGTCAAACGGTCCATTTAAGATGACCGAGTGGAATCATGGTGAAGGATGGACACTTAAAAAGAATGACTCCTACTGGGATGCAGATGCAGTCAAATTGCAAACTCTTAACGGAAAAGTAATTAAAGAAATTTCCACAGGGGTCAATTTATACGAGTCTGGTCAAATTGACCAAACAGAGTTAAACGCTGAGTTTGTTGACCAATATTCTACTACAGAAGATTTCAATGTGGCTAAACAACCATATATGTATTTCTTCAAATTCAACCAGGCAAACGAAGTATTAGCAAATGTTGACGCGCGTAAAGCTATTTCACTAGCCATTGACCGTCAAGCTCTAACTGATGTTATCCTTAACGATGGATCTGTTCCGGCTGAAGGATATGTTCCGTCAAACTTCGTAAACAAACCTGGTACTGACAAAGGCTTCCGCGAAGTCCAAGGTTCTCTTGTAGAAGCTAATGAACAGAAAGCAGCTGAACACTGGCAAAAAGCACTCGATGCACTTGGAAAAGAAGAGGTTACGTTAGAAATTCTCGGTGATGATACGGGAACATCACAAAACGTCATGGCCTATTACAAAGACCAACTAGAGACTAAACTGGAAGGACTAACCATTAACCTTGTTCAGGTACCATTTAAAGAACGTGTACGACGCGGACAGGAATCAGAATTTGAAATCCTTGCTGCGACTTGGGGTCCCGACTATATTGACCCGAACACATATTTAAATATGTATTTGACAGATGGACAAAACAATAACATGAACTTCTCTAGTGAAGAGTATGATGCCCTCATCGCGAAGGCAAATGGTGAGTATGCACAAGACCCACAAAAGCGTTTTGAGACTTTCCTAGAAGCTGAAAGATTACTTCTGGAAGAGTATGCTGCTGTAGCACCTATTTACCAGGATGCTAAAGCACAATTATTTAGACCTACAATTAAAAACGCGTTCCCTACAGCTACTGGTCCAGAATTCGAATTTAAATGGGCATATGTAGAAGAATAA
- the serA gene encoding phosphoglycerate dehydrogenase, with amino-acid sequence MYRVLISDPLSEGGIRPLLEATDVETVVNPSLSHEQLLREIGTSNAIIVRSQTQVTRELIEQAPELRVIGRAGVGVDNIDLEAATEHGVVVVNAPDGNTISTAEHTMAMLMALARNIPQAYHQLKQNKWERKKFVGVELKDKTLGIVGFGRIGKEVAHRAKGHRMNVVAYDPFLTKEKADKAGVNHGSLEEVLQQADFLTVHTPLMDETKHLINRDSIQLMKTGARILNCARGGIIEEDALYEAVKSGKIAGAALDVFEEEPAIDHPLLSLSEVIATPHLGASTIEAQESVATDISYDVMELLRGGTVRHPVNMPSVSAEMMERLSPYFQLSEKLGAFLSKVVDGALERITVYYSGELLDVDTTPLTRMAIKGILQRYIGNRVNDVNAFKTASDKGIVINEQKSTSTKGFTNLVRIEIETDRETRSISGTLLIGLGARVVMLDHHSIDVVPHGHLIVIQHKDQPGAIGRVGSLLAEYEVNIATMQVGRTNQGGDAVMVLTVDKEVEENCREQLAGVADIRQVQCLTL; translated from the coding sequence ATGTACCGTGTATTAATAAGTGATCCATTAAGTGAAGGTGGTATCCGACCACTACTTGAAGCAACAGATGTAGAAACGGTTGTTAATCCATCATTAAGTCATGAACAGCTTCTGAGGGAAATAGGAACAAGTAACGCCATTATTGTTCGCAGCCAAACACAAGTGACGAGAGAGCTGATTGAACAGGCACCTGAGTTAAGGGTGATTGGCCGAGCTGGTGTTGGCGTCGATAATATCGACCTTGAGGCAGCAACTGAGCACGGAGTTGTTGTCGTTAATGCTCCAGATGGGAATACGATTTCAACGGCAGAACATACGATGGCAATGCTGATGGCACTTGCCCGAAATATACCACAAGCTTATCATCAACTGAAACAAAATAAGTGGGAACGGAAAAAATTTGTTGGTGTAGAACTGAAAGATAAAACCTTGGGTATTGTCGGATTCGGTCGTATTGGGAAGGAAGTGGCTCACCGCGCGAAAGGGCACCGGATGAACGTGGTTGCTTACGATCCCTTTTTAACAAAAGAAAAGGCTGATAAGGCAGGCGTGAATCATGGCAGCTTAGAGGAGGTACTACAGCAAGCGGACTTCTTAACTGTTCATACTCCTCTAATGGATGAAACGAAGCATCTTATTAACCGAGATTCAATTCAGTTAATGAAGACGGGTGCTCGAATACTCAACTGTGCTCGTGGAGGGATCATCGAAGAAGATGCTTTGTACGAAGCGGTGAAGAGTGGAAAAATTGCTGGAGCCGCCCTCGATGTATTTGAAGAAGAGCCGGCTATCGATCATCCACTCTTGTCACTGTCAGAAGTGATTGCAACCCCACACTTGGGGGCTAGCACGATAGAAGCGCAGGAGAGTGTAGCTACAGACATCAGCTATGATGTCATGGAGCTTTTGCGGGGAGGCACGGTGAGACATCCTGTTAATATGCCTTCGGTTTCCGCAGAAATGATGGAGAGGCTTTCTCCATACTTCCAACTTTCCGAGAAATTAGGAGCGTTTTTATCAAAAGTTGTTGACGGGGCCCTTGAGCGAATTACCGTTTATTACTCAGGAGAGTTGCTCGATGTTGATACAACACCGCTGACACGGATGGCGATAAAAGGGATACTTCAGCGTTATATTGGAAATCGAGTAAATGATGTAAATGCATTTAAAACGGCTTCAGATAAAGGGATAGTCATTAATGAGCAAAAATCGACTTCAACTAAGGGCTTTACCAACCTTGTGAGGATCGAAATAGAGACTGATCGTGAAACTCGGAGCATTTCAGGTACGTTGTTGATTGGATTGGGGGCAAGGGTTGTCATGCTCGACCACCATTCAATTGATGTCGTTCCTCATGGCCATCTAATTGTCATCCAGCATAAAGATCAGCCCGGCGCTATTGGCCGCGTTGGAAGCTTGCTTGCTGAATATGAAGTTAACATTGCGACGATGCAAGTCGGACGGACGAATCAAGGTGGTGACGCTGTAATGGTTCTCACTGTAGATAAGGAAGTGGAAGAAAATTGCCGTGAGCAGCTTGCAGGAGTGGCTGATATTAGACAAGTGCAATGCCTTACACTATAA